The following DNA comes from Streptomyces pristinaespiralis.
TGTCTTCCCGCCCCAGCGCGTCCGGCCGTTCCGGGCCCGGCCCGCGCGCCTTCTTCCTGACCACCCTCCTCCGGTAGTCCGGCCGTCGTGCGCGAGCGAACGTGGCACAGACCGTGCTTCGGGCCGACAACCGCGCTCCCGGCCTCCGCATGCCGTCAGCGAGGAAGGTTCCGATGCCCCCGAACTCGAAGTCCACGCCGACGGAGCCGGTGACCGGCGCCCCCGGGAGGCCGGCGGACACTCGCGGCCACCTCGCCGCCGCGGGCCCCGACTTCGCCGTCGTCACTCCATGACCCGGCGGCACGGCGGCGTCTCATGACGCATCCCGGAACGCTCGTCCTCATCATGGCCGTGGCCGTGCCGGCTCCGCTCCTCGCCTACCGCGTCGGCCGGTGATCCGCGTCCCGCTGGTCATCTTCGAGGTCGCCATCGGCATCGGCCCTGGACCGGGCCGCGGTGCTGGTCGGCGCCGCCATGCTCTCCGTCCTCGCCCTGCCGCCGGCGGCCGTGTGGCTGCGGTGGGCGCACGGCCCGGCGGGCCGGGCCGGAGCCCGGCCCGCCCGGGGTACGGCGGAGCGCACGGAGGCGTGGTGCACCGGCGTCGTGGAGCCGGTCGGTCCGCGGAGACCGCGCGCGGCTCGGCCACCGGCTGCGCGGCGCCGGGCTCGTCCGTGCAGGGCCGACCCGCTCCCGACCCTGCCTGGTCCTGGCGCCGCACGCTGTCCGTGCGGCCGGCGTCAGGCGCCGGGCGCCGGGGCTCGTCCGTGCAGGGCGGCCGGGCTCATGCCCCTGCCTGTTCTTGGCGCCGCACGCTGTCCGTGCAGCCGGCGTCAGGCGTCGGGTCGGGCGCCAGCGCCGGCGCCGGGCTCGTCCGTGCAGGGCGGCCGGGCTCATGCCCCTGCCTGTTCCTGGCACCGCACGCTGTCCGTGCAGCCTGCGTCAGGCGTCGGGTCGGGCGTCGGCGCCAGGAGCCGGACGTCGGCGTCAGGGCCGGGAGCCGGGCGTCGGCGTCAGGCGCCGGGCGTCAGGCGCGGATGAGTTCCGCCGCGCCGAAGGACACGTCGAACCGGTCGCACCAGATGGTCACGCTGCTGTAGCGGGCCGGGTCGACGCCGGCGGGCAGGGCGTAGTTCTGGTCGCCCTTGTTGCCCTTGAGCTTGCCGAGGCTCACGTAGGCCCCGTCGTCGAAGACGTGCCAGCCCGCCCGGCCTTCCTTGACCGGCGCGTCGGTCAACCAGACGCGCAGGTCGGGGCCGTTGCTGGTGTCCAGGTTCTCCAGCCGGACGGTGTGGGAGCCGTCGGGCAGCCGGAGCAGCCGCACGGTGCCGGACGTCTTGTGCTCGTGGCTGATCAGCTCGCCGGCCGCCAGTTTCGCCGGCCCTGCCGGTGTCGACGGCGACGCGGAGGCCGACGGCCCGCTCGGCGCGGCGGACGGCGACGCGGCGGCCCCGCCCGACGGCGCTGCCCCGACCGAAGTCCCCGGCAGCGCCTCCCGCACCGTCTCGTCCTGCCAGATCTTCCACGGCTGGAACCAGTACAGCCCCACGACGGCCGCCACCACGACCACCGCCACCACCGCGACACCGGCCGGCCTGCCGAGTACCGAGCGCATGCGTCCCATCCCCGCCTCCTAGAACTGCCTTTGCAGGCTTCTCATTCAACGAGATCCCGCACCGCCACGGCGCCTGGAAGTTATGACGGTTCCCTTACGCCGCCGCCACGGACGGCCGGCTGCGCCCGGCCGCCCCGTCGTTCGACCCCCGTGCCGCTCCGCCGTTCGGCCGTTCCGCCGTTCCGCCCGACCCGAGGGCGCCACGTCGTGAGGCGTGCCCGGGCGGGTACTCCGGCGGCTGGCATCATCGGCATCCAGCCGACCACTGGAGTTCGCCGCCATGCCACTGCCGCGCATCGGAGTCGTCATCGTGACCATGGGCACGCGACCGCGTGAACTGGACGCACTGCTCGCGTCGGTGGGCGGACAGGACGTCCCCCCGGCGCGGATCGTGCTGGTCGGCAACGCGACTCCGCTCACCGACGTGTCGGCGGACGTGACCAAGATCCCGCTCGAGGAGAACCTGGGCTGCCCCGGTGGGCGGAACGTCGGGCTGCGGGCGCTGCTCGAGTCGGGTGACGTGGACGTCGTCGTCGAACTGGACGACGACGGGCTGCTCATCGCCGACGACGTCTTCCGCAAGGTGCAGCGGTTGTACGCGGCGGATCCGGCGCTCGGAATCGTGTCCTTCCGCGTCGCCGACGAACTCGGTGAGACGCAGCGGCGGCACGTGCCGCGGCTGAGGGCCGGTGACCCCATGCGGCGCGGGCCGGTGACCGCCTTCCTCGGAGGTGGCCATGCCCTGTCGGTGCCGATGCTCGCCGAGATCGGCACCTGGCCGGAGCACTTCTTCTTCTGCCACGAGGAG
Coding sequences within:
- a CDS encoding DM13 domain-containing protein; translation: MGRMRSVLGRPAGVAVVAVVVVAAVVGLYWFQPWKIWQDETVREALPGTSVGAAPSGGAAASPSAAPSGPSASASPSTPAGPAKLAAGELISHEHKTSGTVRLLRLPDGSHTVRLENLDTSNGPDLRVWLTDAPVKEGRAGWHVFDDGAYVSLGKLKGNKGDQNYALPAGVDPARYSSVTIWCDRFDVSFGAAELIRA
- a CDS encoding glycosyltransferase family 2 protein, translating into MPLPRIGVVIVTMGTRPRELDALLASVGGQDVPPARIVLVGNATPLTDVSADVTKIPLEENLGCPGGRNVGLRALLESGDVDVVVELDDDGLLIADDVFRKVQRLYAADPALGIVSFRVADELGETQRRHVPRLRAGDPMRRGPVTAFLGGGHALSVPMLAEIGTWPEHFFFCHEETDLAWRALDAGWKILYEPDLVLQHPKTSPARHAVYHRFTARNRVWLARRRLPLPLVPVYLGVWILLHLVRTRSVSGLGAWAAGLLEGMRTPCGGRRPMKWRTVWHMTRLGRPPVV